The DNA sequence agacctggtgtcccagcgcccggggtagacctggtgtccaaggccccggggtagacctggtgtcccagcgcccggggtagacctggtgtcccagcacccggggtagacctggtgtccaaggccccggggtagacctggtgtcccagcgcccggggtagacctggtgtcccggggcccggggtagacctggtgtcccggggcagacctggtgtccaaggccccggggtagacctggtgtcccagcgcccggggtagacctggtgtcccagggcccggggtagacctggtgtcccagcgcccggggtagacctggtgtcccagggctcggggtagacctggtgtcccagggctcggggtagacctggggtcccagggctcggggtagacctggtgtccaaggccccggggtagacctggtgtcccagcgcccggggtagacctggtgtccaatgccccggggtagacctggtgtcccagcgcccggggtagacctggtgtcccagggctcggggtagacctggtgtccaaggccccggggtagacctggtgtcccagcgcccggggtagacctgatgTCTCGGCTGGACTTAGGCTCCGGCAGCccggggcccggggtagacctggtgtcccggcgcccggggtagacctggtgtccaaggccctggggtagacctggtgtcccagcgcccggggtagacctggtgtcccggggcccggggtagacctggtgcCCTAGGGCCCGGGctagacctggtgtccaaggccccggggtagacctggtgtcccagggcccggggtagacctggtgtcccagcgcccggggtagacctggtgtcccagcgcccggggtagacctgatgTCTCGGCTGGACTTGGGCTCCGGCAGCccggggcccggggtagacctggtgtcccagcgcccggggtagacctggtgtccaaggccctggggtagacctggtgtcccagcgcccggggtagacctggtgtcccggggcccggggtagacctggtgcCCTAGGGCCCGGGCtagacctggtgtccaacgCCCCGTCGTAGTCCTGTTGTCCCGGGCCGGCCTTAGGCCACGGCTGCCTTGCCCGTGGCTGGACCTGTGGTGCCTGGCCGGACTCCCTCTTCGGGTGCCTAGCAAGCCCGAAAAGTATGCAGACGGCGCCCGGGGGACTGATGGGAGAGGGCGGGTGGGGCGCCCCCAACCGCTGATGGGCGTGGGCGGCTCCGGCAGAGACGGCAAGGGCAGGGGTAAGGGCAGGGGCGGGCgcggggacggggacggggccagggacagggagtgAGGGCACGCGAGAGCGTGCACGCGGACGGGCAGCCaggcggccgggcgggcgggcgggggcagGTGGCGGGGGGCGGCGAGGGGGCGGGGACGGTTGTCCGCGCGCGCGTGTGCGCGCGCGGCGGTGTGGTGGCCTGAAGGGATGACCTTGGGGAGTGAACGTGCGCacggggagggggggggggggggggcggtgGGTGTGGCGCTGTATCTGTGTCTGTGCGGACGAGGGCCAAGGGCCGGCGGCTTCGTGCCGGCCCCGGGCGCCTCGGCCCCGAGCCCCCACGGCCCCCTAGACTGACGTCGAGGGCGGAAGACCTCTGCGGACCGTGAAAGAACCCGGCCGAAAGTGGCCGCCTGTGTGCTGGCGGTGGTGCCGGCGGCAGCCGCCTCTACCGgtgggcggggcggggcggggcgagCCGCATCGGGGGCCAGGGGGGCCGGGCTGTGTAGGGTCTCAGGAGGGCGTGGGTGGGACagggcgggggcgggggcggggggtTGGTGGGGGCGCTGTTTCGCCAGTTCAGCGTGTCAGCAGGCAGACCACGGGGCACGGGTTGCCCGTCGGCTCGGCTGGGAGTGCTCTGGATACGAAACgaggagaaataaaatgtgcCAATTGTTATTGTCGGTTTGTTTTTCCGGATGAGTTTCTCGTTCCAAGCGAATAGAGGAGCCATTCTacccaaatccaaaccacaaGACCACCGACCCCCCCCCAAAAGATAACAGCCTCAAAACTCAGCATCCAACAGAGCCGAACCTAGAAACAACAAacaataaagaaagaaagaaaaaaaaaaaaaaccaaacaaaccgaaaaaaaaccaccaaaacccaccaaaaaaaaaaaaaaaaaaaaaaaaaaaaaaaaaaaaaaaatcccgaaTGACCAACACAATAAACCCCGAAAATATGTATTGATCTTGAAAGCGGGGTGGGGTTCATTGTGCGCGACGGGGCTGATCGAGCCGTCTGGCTCCGGGGTGATATGAGGCTGTGAGCTTAGCCCGGCTCCGGGGTCGATGGGGACGGTGAGGCACCCGGGCCGCGGGCGACGACAGGGAGATGGGAGGCCCACCCCGGGTCCGGGCCGGCCCTGGCTCACCAGGACAAGCCGGCTCCGGCGCTGCCGCGGCTCGCCGTGGCGCCCGGGAGGCAGGCGGCTGTGaagggacaccaggtctaccaCGGCTCCGGccggggacaccaggtctaccccggattgatcgggacaccaggtctaccaCGGCTccggccgggacaccaggtctaccccggattgatcgggacaccaggtctcccccggggccttggacaccaggtctaccccgagccccgggacaccaggtctaccccgggccccgggacaccaggtctaccccgggccctgggacaccaggtctaccccggggccttggacaccaggtctaccccgagccctgggacaccaggtctaccccggggccttggacaccaggtctaccccgggcgctgggacaccaggtctaccccgagccctgggacaccaggtctaccccggggccttggacaccaggtctaccccggggccttggacaccaggtctaccccgggcgctgggacaccaggtctaccccggagcccgggacaccaggtctaccccggatccggcgggacaccaggtctaccccggagcccgggacaccaggtctaccccggtttgatcgggacaccaggtctaccccggatccggcgggacaccaggtctaccccggggccttggacaccaggtctaccccgggctctgggacaccaggtctaccccggggcctgggacaccaggtctaccccggagcccgggacaccaggtctaccccggatccggcgggacaccaggtctacctcggggccggcgggacaccaggtctaccccggggccgGCGGGACACCTGGTCTACCCCGGATCgatcgggacaccaggtctaccccggatccggcgggacaccaggtctaccccgggcccggcgggacaccaggtctaccccggatagatggggacaccaggtctaccccggatccggcgggacaccaggtcaaccccggagcccgggacaccaggtctaccccgggcccggcgggacaccaggtctaccccggattgatcgggacaccaggtctgccccggatccggcgggacaccaggtctaccccgggcccggcgggacaccaggtctaccccggagcccgggacaccaggtctaccccggatccggcgggacatcaggtctaccccggagcccctgacaccaggtctaccccgggcccggcgggacaccaggtctaccccggatccggcgggacaccaggtctaccccggagcccgggacaccaggtctaccccggaggccgggacaccaggtctaccccggagcccgggacaccaggtctaccccggtttgatcgggacaccaggtctaccccggatccggcgggacaccaggtctaccccggagcccgggacaccaggtctaccccggatccggcgggacaccaggtctaccccggagcccgggacaccaggtctaccccggtttgatcgggacaccaggtctaccccggatccggcgggacaccaggtctaccccggagcccgggacaccaggtctaccccggatccggcgggacaccaagtctaccccggagcccgggacaccaggtctaccccggatccggcgggacatcaggtctaccccggagcccgtgacaccaggtctaccccggatccggcgggacaccaggtctaccccggatccggcgggacaccaggtctaccccggagcccgggacaccaggtctaccccggatccggcgggacaccaggtctaccccggagcccgggacaccaggtctaccccggatccggcgggacaccaggtctaccccggagcccggggcCGGCGGAGGTCGGCCTTGCCCCCGGCTGGCGTGCGCCTTccggggacaccaggtctacctcGCCCCGGCGTGACTTAGTCAAATTTCGGAGGGTGCCGGGTAGACCTGTTGTCTCGGCCGGCTGCGGAAGTTCACCAAGGGGTCGCTGTTGCCGGCCGCCTCCGGCTGCCTCATCGTAAGAGGCGGCCTGCGGCGGCGCCTTCTCCCGGTCAAGCTCCATCGGTCCCCTAGGAGGCCGCGGCGGCTTCGGACGCGTCTGTCCGTATTATGGGAGCGAGGTGACGGGCCGCATCCCCGCAGGTTGGTTTCATCCCGTGCCTGCGCCTAAGGCGGAGTGGAGTGGCCAGGCTGGTGCAGCCGGCAGGGCAAAGCAAGTGCCGCCTAGCCGGGACGAGTCTTCGTGGCTGTGTCCCGGCTCCCGTCTTTCCCGAAAAAAAGTTGGTACAGTGAAGAGGGGCCGAGAGAGAAGGGCAaccggagaagggggcgagagctctccccgccaggccgagagagaggggcagccggagaagggggcgagagctctccccgccaggccgagagagaggggcagccggagaagggggcgagagctctccccgccaggccgagagagaggggcagccggagaagggggcgagagctctccccgccaggccgagagagaggggcagccggagaagggggcgagagctctccccgccaggccgagagagaagggcagccggagaagggggcgagagctctccccgccaggccgagagagaggggcagccggagaagggggcgagagctctccccgccaggccgagagagaggggcagccggagaagggggcgagagctctccccgccaggccgagagagaggggcagccggagaagggggcgagagctctccccgccaggccgagagagaagggcagccggagaagggggcgagagctctccccgccaggccgagagagaggggcagccggagaagggggcgagagctctccccgccaggccgagagagaggggcagccggagaagggggcgagagctctccgcgccaggccgagagagaagggcagccggagaagggggcgagagctctccccgccaggccgagagagaagggcagccggagaagggggcgagagctctccccgccaggccgagagagaagggcagcgAAAGACGATCCGAGAGAGCCGCTCGGGCGGCCGAGGCGAGGcggagagagagaagctgcGAGCGTGTCCCGTTCCGGCCCGGCTTCTGCCGGCCGATTCGCAAGGGGGGGCGTCCCCCCTGGGCAGCGGTGGCGGGCGAGGCGGCGGCGCCTCGTCCCTTTCGTGCCTGGCCTTAAGCCGGGGCCCACTCGGCGGGCACTGTTTTGGGCTGTCGGTCCGCCTCGGCGGCGGTCGGCCCGCCCGGTAAAGCTGTGGAGCCCGGGGTCGGGGTGCCCCCGTCCCCGGCCCGCGTTGTTGAAGCCGTCCCCCTTCCTCGGCCCTAAGCCGGGGACCCGCGTTGGCGGGCAGAGTTTTTTGGAGTTGGCGGACCCGGCACCCGACGGAGAGAGCCCCCCGGACTTGTCGCGGGCGAGGCGGCGGCGCCTCGCCCACCTCGGTCGTGGCCGCATCGACCGAGCCGCTTATGCCGGGCGGGCTGGGTTGCCACGCGGGCCCgcggttttttttttttttttccccccccccccccgcggTTTAGGCGTGCCGGCGTGCGGGCAGAGTGGGGGCACCCGCCCGGCCGGCCTCCGCGgatctttttgatttttctccgGCGGCCCTAAGCCGCGGCACCGAGAAGCGTTGCGACGAAGGCGCGCGAGGGCGGCGAGAGAGAAGGGAGCGAGCGGGATGCCGGCGGGTCCGTGGGGGAGTGAGTCTCGTAACTCGCCCCCCGGGTCCCCGGTGTCCCGGGCCCGCGGCCCCCGTGGCTAGCACGGATCGTTGCGAACGCGTCTCCATGTGCCTTTTTTGTCGTGCCGCTCCCCCGGCTATATTTTTCCCGGAAAGGGAGAGCCGGCCGCCGGTGGCGCGGTCCGGTGGCACTTTATCTCGCACGCTCGGCCGGGTTCCCCGGGCCGGAAGGGGAAGCCGAGTCCCCCCGGCCTGGCGGGCCAGCCCAGTCCCAGTCCTGCCGTTGCCTAGCCGAAAGGGAAGTCGTTGGCGCCCGCGGGAAAACGGGCGGGCGGGTGGCGGCACCCCCCGCGCTCCTCCTCTGCCGCGAGCGCTCCgcaggcggggctgggcggCCGTCGCCGTTGTCCCAGGACCGTGGCCGTGGGGCCCTTGTCGCTGTTGGCGCGGCTCCTTCCTCGGCCGCGCCCGATCGATGAGGCTTTTCGGGTGGCGTCGGAGAGGGCCCTCGGCCGGCCGGCTCTCCTTCCGGGGCTTCTCTGTCGCGGGGAAGTCACGGCGGGGGTGTCCGGTGCTCGGGCAGGGCGGTCTCCTCTCCAGTTCGCTTCCCGTCGCAGGCGAGGTGTCGCCCCTCCCGCTGCCGCGGAGGGCGTCTTTACCGACCCCAGCTGTGTGACGGCCGCGTGGCCCCGCTAGCCTTCAGGTGTCCTTAAAAAACCACGCGAGGTGCCGGTGCCGGCCCCGGTCCGGGGAGCGCCCGTGGGTGCCGGCCGCGAGCAGCGCCGGGCGGCGGTGCGGTTGGAGCTGAGCCGCGGGGatgatggagagagagagagagacagagagagagagagagagagaggctgaAAATGACCCCGAACCGATGGGGCGCGGACGGGGGACCAGAGCCCGATCCGCGCGCTCCTTTGCCGTTCCGCCGCCTGCTGCAGAGCGAGCCGCCCCGGCTGAAAAGGGGGCCTCGGTGTCCGGGCCGCGCCCGCCTCGTCGGGTCGCTGTCTCCTCTAGCACGTCCGGTGCTTTCCGCGCGGCCCGGTGGGGGGACGCGCCGGACGGGGTTTCGCTCCCTGCGAGCGTGCCCCGCTCGGCCCAACCTCGCCGGCGGCCGGTCGCTCGCCGGCGACCGGTCGGCGGGCGGGGTGGTTCGGCTTTGTGGGGGGCGGGTCAGCCCCGGCCGAGCCCCGTTCCGTGCGCCGCGCGCCGTGACTTCCAGCGCGAGGCCGAGTCTCGAAGCGGGGCGCGGGCCCCGGGGAAAAGGCGCGAGCGAGCGAGCGAGGAAAGCCCAGAGAGAGAGGGGGGGAAACGAAAAAGCCCCGAATTTCTCGCGCGAACGAGAGCCGAAAGGGAGAAGACGGAGCCTCGCGCTGCTCGCATCCGAGTGGCGAAAGAGAAGCTGCGCAGCGGTCCCGGCTCCTTGCCCGCGGCGTCGCGGGAAGGGCCGGCCGCCGGGGTCGGCCGTGGCCGAGGGGCGTCCCTCGCGCGTGGCGCCGTTCCCCGCCCCAGGCGCCGCCGGGCCGCGATGCggccggccgccgccgccggcgccCGTCGCCGCCATGCCGCCACCGTCGCGTCCGCGATGCCGCTCCCGCGGGTCGGAGCGGCGAAAGAGCCGGGGCGGTCAGGGTTGGCGGGGCGCGCGCCGGCGGGCCGGGCGAGTCCGGGCGCTCGCGCGCCGCGCCGCGGCGCCGCCGTGGGTGGCGGCTACCTGGTTGATCCTGCCAGTAGCATATGCTTGTCTCAAAGCTTAAGCCATGCATGTCTAAGTACACACGGGCGGTACAGTGAAACTGCGAATGGCTCATTAAATCAGTTATGGTTCCTTTGGTCGCTCCTCTCCCGCTCCTTGGATAACTGTGGTAATTCTAGAGCTAATACATGCCGACGAGCGCCGACCTCCGGGGACGCGTGCATTTATCAGACCAAAACCAACCCGGGCCCGCCCGGCAGCTTTGGTGACTCTAGATAACCTCGAGCCGATCGCACGCCCCCGCGGCGGCGACGACCCATTCGAATGTCTGCCCTATCAACTTTCGATGGTACTGTCTGTGCCTACCATGGTGACCACGGGTGACGGGGAATCAGGGTTCGATTCCGGAGAGGGAGCCTGAGAAACGGCTACCACATCCAAGGAAGGCAGCAGGCGCGCAAATTACCCACTCCCGACCCGGGGAGGTAGTGACGAAAAATAACAATACAGGACTCTTTCGAGGCCCTGTAATTGGAATGAGCGCACTTTAAATCCTTGAGCGAGGATCCATTGGAGGGCAAGTCTGGTGCCAGCAGCCGCGGTAATTCCAGCTCCAATAGCGTATCTTAAAGTTGCTGCAGTTAAAAAGCTCGTAGTTGGATCTTGGGATCGAGCTGGCGGTCCGCCGCGAGGCGAGCCACcgcctgtcccagcccctgcctctcGGCGCCCCCTCGATGCTCTTAGCTGAGTGTCCCGCGGGGCCCGAAGCGTTTACTTTGAGAAAATTAGAGTGTTCAAAGCAGGCCGGCCGCCGGCATACTGCAGCTAGGAATAATGGAATAGGACTCCGGTtctattttgttggttttcGGAAACGGGGCCATGATTAAGAGGGACGGCCGGGGGCATTCGTATTGTGCCGCTAGAGGTGAAATTCTTGGACCGGCGCAAGACGGCCTAGAGCGAAAGCATTTGCCAAGAATGTTTTCATTAATCAAGAACGAAAGTCGGAGGTTCGAAGACGATCAGATACCGTCGTAGTTCCGACCATAAACGATGCCGACTGGCGATCCGGCGGCGTTATTCCCATGACCCGCCGGGCAGCTCCCGGGAAACCCAAGTCTTTGGGTTCCGGGGGGAGTATGGTTGCAAAGCTGAAACTTAAAGGAATTGACGGAAGGGCACCACCAGGAGTGGAGCCTGCGGCTTAATTTGACTCAACACGGGAAACCTCACCCGGCCCGGACACGGACAGGATTGACAGATTGAGAGCTCTTTCTCGATTCCGTGGGTGGTGGTGCATGGCCGTTCTTAGTTGGTGGAGCGATTTGTCTGGTTAATTCCGATAACGAACGAGACTCTGGCATGCTAACTAGTTACGCGACCCCCGAGCGGTCGGCGTCCAACTTCTTAGAGGGACAAGTGGCGTTCAGCCACCCGAGATTGAGCAATAACAGGTCTGTGATGCCCTTAGATGTCCGGGGCCGCACGCGCGCTACACTGACTGGCTCAGCTTGTGCCTACCCTCCGCCGGCAGGCGCGGGTAACCCGTTGAACCCCATTCGTGATGGGGATCGGGGATTGCAATTCTTCCCCGTGAACGAGGAATTCCCAGTAAGTGCGGGTCATAAGCTCGCGTTGATTAAGTCCCTGCCCTTTGTACACACCGCCCGTCGCTACTACCGATTGGATGGTTTAGTGAGGTCCTCGGATCGGCCCCGGCGGGGTCGGCCACGGCCCTGCCGGAGTGTCGAGAAGACGGTCGAACTTGACTATCTAGAGGAAGTAAAAGTCGTAACAAGGTTTCCGTAGGTGAACCTGCGGAAGGATCATTACCGGTGGGGCTCGGCGCCTGCCGCGTTGCCGGGCCGTCCGGCCGGCCGCGCGCGCGGCGTCGCTCGCACGCCCGCTCCGTTCGCACGCTCGGCTCCCCGGCCCGCCGGCCTCGGTCGGCGCCGGGGGGCCACACGCCCTTCCCGTCGAGGCCGCGCGCCGCAGCCCCAGAGAGAGAGTGACGGAGGCGCGCGGCACCCTCCGGGCGGGGGGGCGGGGAGGGGATTTCGGgagcgagagagagagagagagagagagagaggagggggccgctcggcgcggctcggcgcGCCGCGCGCGCCCGTCACCGTGCGCGCGGGCGGGGCTGACCCCGCGCTACACCGCGCGTCGCGGCCGGGCCTCGAAGCGCGGCGCGCTGGCCCGCCGTCGCGGcggcttctcctcctcctcctcctcctcctcctcctcctcgtcctcctccttcttcccccccGCCTTGCGCCGGTCTGCCGCCGGTCCGTCCCCgccggggagcggggccgcggccggccCCGAGCCTCTCGCCCACCGCGGCCGGCGCCGCCGAACGCCGGTCGCCGGGTGCCGCGTGCGGGCGCCCCGCTCAGCGGCGGCCCGAGTTCTCCCGAGGCCGGCTCTCCTCTGTGCGCGCGAGGAGCCGCCCGGGTGCCGGGAGGGAGGGGTGCTCGGCACGGCCCCTCCCGGAGGCGCGCCCGTCCCTCCCCTCGCTGCTTCGCCCGTCGAGCGACGGCCGGCCGTCCGGCCGTGGCACCCGTCGGCGGCCGATGTGGAAATGGCGAGGGAGCGGGTGGCGGGGGCGCCTTCGGGGCTCGGAGGAGGCGGCTCCTCCGGCCCTTCCCGCACCGGGGAGCGGGGCTTTTGCCGGGCCGGCAAGAGTTCCCGCTCTCGGGCCGAGCGGTGCCCCTCGCGCACCGGAGGGCCGAGCCCCCTCCGGGCGTTCCGGGCCGCGCTTCGgggcgcgcgcgcgcgcgcgcgggCGAGGCGCGCTCGGCGGTCGGGCCGCGTCCCCGCGCCGGCGGGGCGGCCCGAGCCGCGGCGGTCCTCTCGGGCGCAGCGCCGGGCTACTGAGGGAAACCCCGGGCCCCGAGAAGGACGCCGCGGTGGTGGCGGCAGACGTCGGGCGCGCCCCCGCCGGTGGACGCTCCCCCGAGGGCGGCAGCGGGGGAGGCACCCCGGCGGGGCCATGCAGGTCGTTTCCCTCGCCCCAGGGCCAGGTACCTAGCGCTCCGCGCCTCGgcggttcccccccccccccaggttTCCCCCTCGGCGTCGCCACACGCCGCTGCGGGGGCCGAAAGGGGGCCGGCGAGCCGGGCGGCGGTTTAAAGACTCGGGCGGCTCGGCGCGGCCCGCCGTGGCGGCGGCGgtgccggcggcggcggcggcggcggcggcgggtgTTGCCGGGCGGCGGTGCGGCGCCACTGAGGGGTGGGGAGCAGCTACTCCCGCCGAGCCCCTGCGGTGGTGTCCGCGGCCGCCGGCCGCGCTCCCTCcgtcgtcgtcgtcgtcgtcgtcgtcgtcgtcgtGCCCGCCGCGCGCGCGCGCGGGGGTAACCGCGCCGCGCCGGGGAGGGGCGCCCTGCCCCCCCCTCTCCGCGGCCCGGCCTCGGCGGAGAGGCCGCGGCTGCGCGGTCGGCCGCGGGGGCCGACCCGCTCGCCTCGTCGTAACGGGCGACGCCGGCAGAGAGCGCCcgctctctgcctttcctcgGCCGCGGGGTCGCGGCCGCCGGGGTCCGCCGCGCTCTCTCCTCGGCCCGCTGCCGCGGTCTCTCGCGCGCGCGGCGCCGCGTCCCGCGCGTCCGGCCCCTCTCCCCTCGACGGCCTTCCTCCTCGAACGCACCGGCGGCGCCGTCCGCCGGCCGTCGTCCCCCGCCCGGCTCGAtcgcccgcccgcccgggggGCGAGCGTCCGGCGGGCCCTCCGTCGGCGGAGGCCCGCGAGCGCGGGCGACCCCGTgccgagcggcggcggcgccgctcGACGGGTGTCCCCCCCCTGCGGGGACGGTCGGCCGGAGGGCGCCCGCCGTGGCCGGCGGCGGTCCCGGCCCGGGCCCCGCACGTCGCGTCCCTCCGTCGCCCTTCCCGGCCGCGTGTGGGCCGAAGGAAGGCGTGCGGGCGGCCGCGGGGGCGCTTCCCCCGCCCGGTCTCCGCGTGAAAACGAGGAGAGCGGGCGTTGCCCCCCGGCTCAGCGCCGTACGCCTTCCGCCGGGCGCGTGCCGAGGCAAGGGGCCGCGGCGGTGCGACGCGGCGGCGGCGGTCCCGGGAGTGCGGCCCCGGCGACGGCGGGGCCTGCCCGTCCGGCAGGCCTCGGGCGCTGGCGACGCCGGCTCGGGTCTCGGTGGCGTCCGCCTCCGGGGCCGGCGGCGGAGCGCGTTCGCCGTCCGCTGGCCCGCCCGGCGGGAGCGGTCCCGCCGGCGGGGAAGGCGCGCCGGCGGCACGGTCGTCGTCGCGTGCCGTCTCGAGCGGGGTAAGGCCGCcggggaaagagagagagccGTCCGcgccggcggcgcggcggcgcgCCGCCGCGAGCCCCGCGGCGAGGGGGCCGAAGGGGAGCCGGCGCGCGCGGGGGCCGACGGCCGCGCCCCCGGCCGCGCGGCCCCAGTGTGTGTGTTGTGCGCGCGTCGTCCCGTGAAAGCGAGAGCGGGCGGGCCGCCGTGCCCCCCGCGTGCCCGGCGCGCGCCGCGTGGCCCTCCGCGCGGAGGCCGGGCCGAGCCCGGGCGCCTGGGCCGCCTCCGAAGGACGGCATGTGAGGCCGGCGTCTCCCCTCGCGGGGGGAGGCGGTCGGGGGCGCGGGCTCCCCCGCCTCTTGGCAGTCCTTCGGAGCGTGGGTTTCTCcgatctttttttccccttccgTTTCGCTCGTGTGCTCGTACGGTCGAAGCCAGGCGCGCGCCCGCGCGTCCTCGGCGCGAAAGACGAAAAGGGGCCGCTCGGCGTGAGCGGCGCCCGAAAGCCAGACAACTCTTAGCGGTGGATCACTCGGCTCGTGCGTCGATGAAGAACGCAGCTAGCTGCGAGAATTAATGTGAATTGCAGGACACATTGATCATCGACACTTCGAACGCACTTGCGGCCCCGGGTTCCTCCCGGGGCTACGCCTGTCTGAGCGTCGCTTGACGATCAATCGCCGTCCGGGGGCCACCCCGGCGGCGCGGCTGGGGTCGCCTCGCAGGCCCGTtgcccgcggcggcggcggcggcggcggcggc is a window from the Ammospiza nelsoni isolate bAmmNel1 chromosome 12, bAmmNel1.pri, whole genome shotgun sequence genome containing:
- the LOC132078445 gene encoding collagen alpha-1(I) chain-like, whose amino-acid sequence is MSRAPPRGGDSRVATSDLRSQAQSLAAARAGARRRPPCLRGERRTDGRTDGRRNAGRPESPIPETRTEKGEQRGRDGPAREGPAGRRRATAFAGEREGCDGALGAPRRPPQNGRRRRRRRAGEGRRGSEPPVPGALASRARGSTARYRRGTHPQTAARTGGGRPGARPAPRLPSRPSLSLSLSLFSVLSALGGAFDAVSRSPPAAATASAARPRRGRAPPQRLAPGAGSYGALPESAFRGTKALRGDRDDDDDDDRDDDARRAAGKGIGAAEGNASLAEPPDRLPSGHRRDAAAAAAAAAAAAAAGNGPARRPQPRRRGGPRTAIDRQATLRQATRGRAPGFDRTSTRAKRKGKKRSEKPTLRRTAKRRGSPRPRPPPPARGDAGLTCRPSEAAQAPGLGPASARRATRRAPGTRGARRPARSRFHGTTRAQHTHWGRAAGGAAVGPRARRLPFGPLAAGLAAARRRAAGADGSLSFPGGLTPLETARDDDRAAGAPSPPAGPLPPGGPADGERAPPPAPEADATETRAGVASARGLPDGQAPPSPGPHSRDRRRRVAPPRPLASARARRKAYGAEPGGNARSPRFHAETGRGKRPRGRPHAFLRPTRGREGRRRDATCGARAGTAAGHGGRPPADRPRRGGTPVERRRRRSARGRPRSRASADGGPAGRSPPGRAGDRAGRGTTAGGRRRRCVRGGRPSRGEGPDARDAAPRARETAAAGRGESAADPGGRDPAAEERRAGRPPRPTAQPRPLRRGRAAERGGQGAPPRRGAVTPARARGGHDDDDDDDDDDGGSAAGGRGHHRRGSAGVAAPHPSVAPHRRPATPAAAAAAAAGTAAATAGRAEPPESLNRRPARRPPFGPRSGVWRRRGGNLGGGGNRRGAER